The following proteins are co-located in the Rippkaea orientalis PCC 8801 genome:
- a CDS encoding dihydrolipoamide acetyltransferase family protein, protein MIHDIFMPALSSTMTEGKIVSWVKSPGDKVAKGETVVVVESDKADMDVESFYEGYLATILVEAGQEAPVGTAIALIAETEAEITQAQQQQKPPSATAEPSRETTSPPVASPQPVPTVTATPTVTASNGNGRTVASPRAKKLAKELGVDLKTLRGSGPYGRIVAGDVERATSKVTTVTPTLTPTPTVQPTPTPSTPPTPVPATPGETVPLTTLQKAVVQNMVATVQVPTYHVGYTITTDALDKLYKQLKSKGVTMTALLAKAVAMAVQKHPLVNASYTDQGIKYNGSINVALAVAMDDGGLITPVLQNADQVDIYSLSRTWKDLVDRARSKQLQPQEYNSGTITVSNLGMFGVDRFDAILPPGQGAILAIGASRPQVVATPDGLIGVQRQMAVNITCDHRVIYGAHAAAFLQDLAKVIETDVQSLTM, encoded by the coding sequence ATGATTCACGACATCTTCATGCCTGCACTCAGTTCTACCATGACCGAAGGAAAAATCGTCTCTTGGGTGAAATCTCCAGGGGATAAGGTTGCCAAAGGGGAAACGGTGGTTGTTGTCGAGTCAGATAAAGCAGATATGGACGTAGAATCGTTCTATGAAGGCTACTTAGCCACTATTTTAGTCGAAGCTGGCCAAGAAGCTCCTGTTGGAACGGCGATCGCTTTAATTGCAGAAACCGAAGCAGAAATTACCCAAGCGCAACAGCAACAAAAACCCCCCTCCGCTACAGCAGAACCCTCCCGCGAAACGACATCTCCTCCTGTTGCTTCTCCCCAACCCGTCCCGACGGTTACTGCAACCCCTACTGTTACCGCAAGCAATGGGAATGGACGGACTGTCGCTTCCCCACGCGCGAAAAAATTAGCCAAAGAATTAGGAGTTGATCTCAAAACCCTGCGCGGTAGCGGTCCCTACGGTCGCATTGTTGCAGGAGATGTCGAACGCGCAACAAGCAAAGTAACCACCGTCACCCCAACCCTAACCCCAACCCCAACGGTTCAACCGACTCCTACCCCTAGTACCCCTCCCACTCCTGTCCCTGCAACTCCTGGGGAAACGGTTCCCCTAACGACACTACAAAAAGCGGTGGTTCAGAATATGGTAGCCACTGTCCAAGTGCCGACCTATCATGTGGGCTATACTATCACCACAGATGCGTTAGATAAGCTCTATAAACAGCTTAAATCGAAAGGGGTGACTATGACAGCCTTATTAGCCAAAGCGGTTGCTATGGCAGTACAAAAACATCCTTTAGTCAATGCCAGTTATACGGATCAAGGCATTAAATATAATGGGTCAATTAATGTTGCTTTAGCTGTGGCAATGGATGATGGAGGACTCATTACCCCCGTCTTACAAAATGCCGATCAAGTCGATATTTATTCCCTCTCTCGGACATGGAAAGATTTAGTCGATCGCGCCAGAAGTAAGCAATTACAACCCCAAGAATACAACAGTGGAACCATTACGGTATCGAATTTAGGGATGTTTGGGGTAGACCGTTTTGATGCGATTTTACCCCCCGGACAAGGGGCAATTTTAGCGATCGGTGCATCCCGTCCCCAAGTAGTAGCAACTCCCGATGGATTAATTGGAGTACAACGTCAAATGGCGGTAAATATTACCTGCGATCATCGGGTGATTTATGGAGCCCATGCAGCGGCCTTTTTACAGGACTTAGCCAAGGTCATTGAAACCGATGTTCAATCTTTAACGATGTAA
- a CDS encoding hydantoinase/oxoprolinase family protein: protein MVKIFVDRGGTFTDIIAVTDNREIINNIPTDNQRFCVFNLPNDQWIILYKLLSENPERYQDAVIQGIRDILGVKGNDTLDTKQLEVVKMGTTVATNALLERKGDRTVLVITKGFKDALKIGYQNRPNIFDLKITLPSMLYESVIEVDARYDVNGNELKAVDTEQVYQDLKQVYEQGIRSCAIVFMHSFRYPDHENKVSQIAQEIGFTQVSVSHQVSPLMKLVARGDTTVVDAYLSPILRRYIDQVLSQLPDVRLMFMKSDGGLADADQFHGKDSILSGPAGGIVGAVQTSLRAGFKEIITFDMGGTSTDVAHFNGEYERQIDNEIAGTRIRVPMLSIHTVAAGGGSILFFDGFSFRVGPESAGANPGPACYRRGGPLTVTDANVMVGKIRPNYFPAIFGEAENLPLDQAIVKQKFTELAQEVSTVTGNLTSPEKVANGFILIAVQNMANAIKKVSLQKGYDVTKYALTSFGGAGGQVCCLIADTLGIKTIFLHPYAGVLSAYGMGLADICVIQEKAVEQLLTLSLIKQLNPLINQLEIEAKNKLNNQTVQSHKKVNKKVNLKYQGTDSTLLIDLTDDPTIMIKVFEEEHRSRYGFIQSNKPLIVESISVEVIEQMETPEEALISRIRPLSESPKPLETVEIFTHDTWYNTPIYRREDLQTQDRIEGPAIIVEKISTIIVEPNWKARLTEYNHLILHRD from the coding sequence ATGGTAAAAATCTTTGTAGACCGAGGGGGAACTTTCACCGATATTATTGCGGTTACTGATAATCGAGAGATTATTAATAATATTCCAACAGATAATCAACGTTTTTGTGTTTTTAATCTGCCCAATGACCAATGGATTATTTTATATAAATTACTCTCAGAAAATCCAGAAAGATATCAAGATGCAGTTATTCAAGGTATTCGAGATATTCTAGGGGTTAAAGGGAATGATACCCTCGATACAAAGCAGCTAGAAGTTGTCAAGATGGGGACAACTGTCGCCACCAATGCGTTATTAGAAAGAAAGGGCGATCGCACGGTTCTTGTTATTACTAAAGGCTTTAAAGATGCCCTGAAAATTGGTTATCAAAATCGCCCTAATATTTTCGATCTGAAGATTACTTTACCTTCAATGTTATACGAATCTGTCATTGAAGTGGATGCCAGATATGATGTTAATGGCAATGAATTAAAAGCGGTTGATACCGAACAAGTTTATCAAGACTTAAAACAAGTGTATGAACAAGGAATAAGAAGTTGTGCCATCGTTTTTATGCACAGTTTTCGTTACCCTGATCATGAGAATAAAGTTAGTCAAATTGCTCAAGAAATTGGCTTTACTCAAGTGTCTGTTTCTCATCAAGTCAGTCCTCTAATGAAGCTCGTAGCAAGAGGTGATACTACTGTTGTTGATGCCTATTTATCTCCCATTTTAAGACGCTATATTGACCAAGTGTTAAGTCAATTACCTGACGTAAGATTGATGTTTATGAAATCCGATGGAGGGTTAGCAGATGCTGATCAATTCCACGGAAAAGATAGTATTTTATCTGGACCTGCGGGGGGAATTGTTGGGGCAGTTCAAACCAGTTTAAGGGCAGGATTTAAGGAGATTATTACTTTTGATATGGGGGGAACTTCCACCGATGTTGCTCACTTTAATGGGGAATACGAAAGACAGATTGATAACGAAATTGCGGGGACAAGAATTAGGGTTCCTATGTTAAGTATTCATACCGTTGCTGCGGGGGGAGGTTCTATCCTATTTTTTGATGGGTTTAGCTTTCGTGTCGGACCCGAATCTGCGGGAGCAAATCCAGGTCCTGCGTGTTATCGTCGGGGAGGACCACTAACCGTTACCGATGCGAATGTCATGGTTGGAAAAATTCGCCCTAATTACTTTCCTGCTATCTTTGGAGAAGCGGAAAATTTACCCTTAGACCAAGCAATTGTCAAGCAAAAATTTACGGAATTAGCGCAAGAAGTTTCAACGGTGACAGGGAATTTAACGAGTCCTGAAAAAGTTGCCAATGGGTTTATTTTAATTGCCGTTCAAAACATGGCTAATGCTATTAAAAAAGTCTCGTTACAAAAAGGTTATGATGTTACAAAATATGCTTTAACAAGTTTTGGGGGTGCGGGGGGTCAAGTTTGCTGTTTAATTGCTGATACATTAGGAATTAAAACCATTTTTCTCCATCCCTACGCAGGGGTTTTAAGTGCCTATGGAATGGGGTTAGCAGATATTTGTGTGATTCAAGAAAAAGCGGTTGAACAGTTATTGACTCTATCTTTAATTAAGCAATTAAATCCTTTAATAAATCAGTTAGAAATAGAAGCTAAAAATAAACTCAATAATCAGACAGTACAGTCACACAAAAAAGTCAATAAAAAAGTTAATTTAAAATACCAAGGGACAGACTCAACTTTATTAATTGACTTGACTGATGATCCAACAATAATGATTAAAGTATTTGAAGAAGAACATCGATCGCGCTATGGTTTTATTCAATCCAATAAACCCTTAATTGTTGAGTCTATTTCCGTTGAAGTCATTGAGCAAATGGAAACCCCAGAAGAAGCTTTAATCAGTCGTATTCGTCCCCTGAGTGAGTCTCCAAAACCTCTAGAAACGGTTGAAATCTTTACCCATGATACCTGGTACAATACCCCGATTTATCGACGGGAAGATCTACAAACGCAAGATAGGATTGAAGGACCTGCTATTATTGTTGAAAAAATTAGTACTATTATTGTTGAACCCAACTGGAAAGCTAGGTTAACTGAATATAATCATCTGATTTTACACCGAGATTAA
- the dtd gene encoding D-aminoacyl-tRNA deacylase has translation MRVIIQRVKGSSVRVNGEIVGQISRGLNLLVGIGNNDTESELDWMTRKCLELRLFPAEEGGDRWEKSVQEIQGELLVISQFTLYGDCRKGRRPSFSDSASPSIAKTLYDQFVAQLKDSGLKVETGIFGAMMQVTIDNDGPVTLLLER, from the coding sequence GTGCGGGTAATTATTCAACGAGTTAAAGGGTCTTCTGTTAGGGTTAATGGGGAAATTGTCGGTCAAATTAGTCGGGGGTTAAATTTATTAGTGGGAATTGGAAACAATGATACCGAAAGTGAATTAGATTGGATGACTCGTAAATGTTTAGAATTACGATTATTTCCCGCAGAAGAAGGGGGCGATCGCTGGGAAAAGTCAGTCCAAGAAATTCAGGGAGAATTGCTGGTAATCAGTCAGTTTACTCTCTATGGAGATTGTCGTAAAGGTCGTCGTCCTTCTTTTAGTGATTCGGCTTCTCCCTCGATAGCCAAAACTTTGTATGATCAATTTGTTGCTCAATTAAAAGACAGTGGGTTAAAAGTAGAAACGGGAATTTTTGGGGCAATGATGCAAGTAACAATTGACAATGATGGACCCGTAACCCTGTTATTAGAACGTTAA
- a CDS encoding CIA30 family protein, whose amino-acid sequence MSQTNRAKWDLTRFWNTLNYFEIVPGINIVQRLLNKGDRPSVNLYQNSTMNRILVVGATGGVGKRLVRLLQANGYPVRVLVRDSQKAQELLPPGVEIIEGDITRPETLTPKLIENIAAVICCTGTRVQPVEGDTPNRDKYYQGVKFYLPQVVDSPEQVEYLGMKNLTKLVKQYLRPGEKVIFDFTHPTEAIKAAWGAVDDVVMGGISESSLRLVNQKAIFSGNVSTANNGGFASVRTRNFEPPLDLSGYEGIQLQVNGDGKRYKFIIRCEGKWDGLGYCYSFNTFSNRPSSISIPFNELIPVFRAKTVPDAGAFDASRVYSMQLMQTKFEYNGELNPRFSPGLFGLEIESIKAYGGQPKTPHFILISSAGVTRPGRPGLNLDEEPPAVRLNDQLGGILTWKWRGEEVVRQSGLNYTIIRPCALTEKPGDKGLVFDQGDNIKGQVSRDAIAALCLDILKNPQAGQKTFEVREEDTPFNPQDWGQALASLSLD is encoded by the coding sequence GTGAGTCAAACTAACCGTGCAAAATGGGATTTAACCAGGTTCTGGAACACCTTAAACTACTTTGAAATTGTTCCAGGGATCAATATTGTACAACGATTACTCAACAAAGGCGATCGCCCCTCAGTTAATTTATACCAAAATAGTACCATGAACCGAATTTTAGTCGTCGGGGCTACCGGAGGGGTAGGAAAACGATTGGTTCGTCTCCTGCAAGCAAACGGCTACCCCGTTCGAGTCCTCGTCAGAGACAGTCAAAAAGCCCAAGAATTACTCCCACCAGGGGTAGAAATCATCGAAGGAGACATTACTCGACCCGAAACCCTCACCCCTAAATTAATCGAAAATATTGCTGCGGTGATTTGCTGTACGGGAACTCGCGTTCAACCCGTCGAAGGAGATACCCCCAACCGCGACAAATACTATCAAGGGGTCAAATTTTATCTACCCCAAGTCGTCGATAGTCCCGAACAAGTGGAGTATCTAGGAATGAAAAACCTCACCAAACTGGTGAAACAGTACCTTAGACCCGGGGAAAAAGTGATTTTTGACTTTACCCACCCCACGGAAGCCATAAAGGCTGCTTGGGGGGCTGTAGATGACGTGGTGATGGGGGGAATTAGTGAAAGTTCACTCCGTTTGGTCAACCAAAAAGCCATTTTTTCGGGCAACGTTTCTACTGCCAATAATGGTGGGTTTGCCTCCGTTCGGACGCGCAATTTTGAGCCTCCCTTAGATTTATCGGGCTATGAAGGCATTCAATTACAAGTCAACGGTGATGGCAAGCGATATAAGTTTATTATTCGCTGCGAGGGCAAATGGGACGGTCTGGGTTACTGCTATTCCTTCAATACCTTCTCTAACCGTCCTAGCAGCATCAGTATTCCGTTTAATGAGTTAATTCCCGTGTTTCGGGCAAAAACCGTCCCCGATGCCGGGGCTTTTGATGCCAGTCGGGTCTATTCCATGCAGTTGATGCAAACCAAGTTTGAGTACAATGGCGAATTAAACCCTCGATTTTCCCCCGGTCTGTTTGGCTTAGAAATTGAATCGATTAAAGCCTACGGGGGTCAGCCTAAGACACCCCATTTTATCCTAATTAGTTCGGCTGGTGTAACCCGCCCTGGGCGACCTGGATTGAATTTAGACGAAGAACCCCCGGCGGTGAGACTCAATGACCAACTGGGGGGAATTTTGACCTGGAAATGGCGAGGAGAAGAGGTGGTGCGTCAAAGCGGACTTAATTACACCATTATTCGTCCCTGTGCCCTCACAGAAAAGCCTGGGGATAAAGGTCTGGTCTTTGACCAAGGGGATAACATTAAAGGACAGGTCAGTCGGGATGCGATCGCGGCTTTGTGCCTGGATATCTTAAAAAATCCCCAAGCTGGTCAAAAAACCTTTGAGGTTCGCGAGGAAGACACCCCTTTTAATCCTCAAGACTGGGGTCAAGCGTTGGCTTCTCTAAGTTTGGATTAA
- the ribD gene encoding bifunctional diaminohydroxyphosphoribosylaminopyrimidine deaminase/5-amino-6-(5-phosphoribosylamino)uracil reductase RibD — translation MNSPDFDQQMMQRCLQLARQALGQTSPNPLVGSVIVQNGEIVGEGFHPKAGEPHAEIFALRQAQERAKGATVYVSLEPCNHYGRTPPCTDALIAAGVSKVVVGMVDPNPLVSGKGVEKLQESGIEVVVGVEESACRQLNEAFIHRILHHQPLGILKYAMTLDGKIAATTGHSAWITGTASRQLVHQVRAACDAVIVGGNTLRKDNPNLTTHEVAGVNPLRVVMSKTLDLPSEANLWQTDIASTLVITERTRNSKLQAQLRNRGVEVIELASVTPSGVMQLLYERGLSSVLWECGGTLAAQAIADGVIQKIMAFIAPKIIGGTIAPCPIGDLGLEKMTQALALQRVTLQQIDGDILIEGYL, via the coding sequence ATGAACTCGCCAGACTTTGACCAACAGATGATGCAGCGATGTCTGCAATTAGCCCGTCAAGCATTAGGACAAACTTCCCCTAATCCGTTAGTGGGGTCGGTAATTGTCCAAAATGGTGAGATCGTGGGTGAGGGGTTTCATCCAAAAGCCGGAGAACCCCATGCAGAAATTTTTGCCCTCAGACAAGCCCAAGAACGGGCAAAGGGAGCAACGGTTTATGTTAGCCTAGAGCCCTGTAATCATTATGGCCGAACCCCTCCGTGTACGGACGCTTTAATTGCTGCGGGGGTGAGTAAAGTGGTGGTGGGAATGGTAGATCCAAACCCCTTGGTATCGGGAAAAGGGGTTGAAAAGCTTCAAGAAAGCGGAATTGAAGTGGTTGTTGGCGTTGAAGAGTCCGCTTGTCGTCAGTTGAATGAGGCGTTTATCCATCGTATTTTGCACCATCAACCCTTGGGTATCTTAAAATATGCCATGACCCTTGATGGTAAAATTGCAGCGACTACTGGTCATAGTGCTTGGATAACGGGCACAGCTTCGCGTCAGCTCGTCCATCAGGTTAGGGCAGCCTGTGATGCGGTGATCGTCGGAGGAAATACCCTCAGAAAGGACAATCCCAATCTGACCACCCACGAAGTAGCAGGGGTTAATCCCTTGCGGGTGGTGATGAGTAAAACTCTGGATTTGCCTTCTGAGGCTAACCTTTGGCAAACCGATATAGCTTCTACACTGGTTATAACAGAAAGGACTCGTAATAGTAAGTTACAAGCCCAATTGCGCAATCGGGGGGTTGAGGTGATAGAGTTAGCGTCGGTGACTCCTTCTGGGGTGATGCAACTGCTTTATGAGAGGGGGTTATCGAGTGTGTTATGGGAATGTGGAGGAACCTTAGCAGCACAAGCGATCGCCGATGGTGTGATACAAAAGATTATGGCTTTTATTGCGCCTAAAATTATTGGGGGTACTATAGCACCTTGTCCTATTGGTGATTTAGGATTAGAGAAAATGACTCAAGCTTTAGCATTACAACGGGTTACTTTACAACAAATTGATGGAGATATTCTCATTGAAGGATATTTATAA
- a CDS encoding nucleoside 2-deoxyribosyltransferase, with protein sequence MPSMLEVKIYVSGALTGIENAETIKAFYEAIGSLCNELGFQSYVPHLNTDPITHPNVTPEQVYETDKHQVSQADLVIAYLGFPSFGVGMELAFAVMQNIPVILLYENTKIVSRFPRGIPTKIAEIQFKDYDDAIIQLREILIKLPLVPLTDNNEVLKRNKTQ encoded by the coding sequence ATGCCATCAATGTTAGAAGTCAAAATATACGTTTCTGGTGCATTAACTGGAATTGAAAATGCAGAAACCATCAAAGCTTTTTATGAAGCGATAGGTTCACTCTGTAATGAACTCGGATTTCAGTCTTATGTTCCTCACCTCAATACTGACCCCATAACTCACCCAAATGTCACCCCTGAACAAGTCTATGAAACCGATAAACATCAAGTCAGTCAAGCAGATTTAGTGATTGCTTATCTGGGTTTTCCTTCCTTTGGTGTGGGAATGGAATTAGCATTTGCAGTGATGCAAAATATTCCCGTCATTCTACTATATGAAAATACTAAAATAGTCTCTAGATTTCCTCGCGGTATACCGACAAAAATTGCTGAAATACAATTTAAAGATTATGATGATGCTATAATTCAATTACGAGAAATCTTAATCAAGTTGCCACTTGTCCCGTTAACAGATAATAATGAAGTATTGAAGAGAAACAAAACTCAATAA
- a CDS encoding DUF29 family protein, producing MEELLTLKDLLLSGNVTDALLLVEELTEMSKDDKLNKIFSFSIVLLLHLIKQHAEKRSTPSWEVSIRNAVRQIKRCNKRRKAGGFYLTTEELQETLNEAYSAALDQASLEAFQGKYKVEELARMVDQTTIINQARNLILE from the coding sequence ATGGAAGAATTATTGACTTTAAAGGACTTATTACTGTCAGGAAATGTCACAGATGCCTTGTTATTGGTCGAAGAATTAACGGAAATGAGCAAGGATGATAAGCTCAATAAGATTTTTAGTTTTAGTATTGTTTTATTGTTGCATCTCATTAAACAGCACGCAGAAAAACGCAGTACCCCTTCATGGGAAGTCTCGATTCGTAATGCAGTACGACAAATTAAACGCTGTAATAAACGACGTAAAGCAGGTGGCTTTTATTTGACAACAGAAGAACTACAAGAAACCCTTAATGAAGCTTATTCAGCAGCATTAGATCAGGCATCTTTAGAAGCGTTTCAGGGAAAATATAAAGTAGAAGAACTGGCAAGAATGGTTGACCAAACTACGATTATTAATCAAGCAAGAAACTTAATTTTAGAGTAG
- a CDS encoding deoxycytidylate deaminase: MISLEEQRPTWDEYFLMIAKLAATRSTCLAFPVGAVIVKDRQVLATGYNGSPSGSVHCTAQGFCYPELSSCAASSSLPSRAVHAEANAIAQAAKHGISTEGAMIYVTLEPCISCLKLVISAGIKQVFYETSFNKGEKLLVRDSFIKDGLVSLTQISLSETTAKRAALFLLHPTSIPEKS; encoded by the coding sequence ATGATTTCTTTAGAAGAACAACGACCCACTTGGGATGAATACTTTTTAATGATCGCTAAACTCGCAGCGACGAGATCAACCTGTTTAGCGTTTCCTGTGGGTGCAGTAATTGTCAAAGATCGTCAAGTTTTAGCCACGGGTTATAATGGTTCCCCATCGGGTTCTGTTCACTGTACTGCCCAAGGATTTTGTTACCCTGAATTGAGTAGTTGTGCTGCTTCTAGTAGTTTACCATCCCGTGCTGTCCATGCGGAAGCTAATGCGATCGCACAAGCTGCTAAACACGGAATTTCTACTGAAGGAGCAATGATTTATGTTACGCTAGAACCCTGTATTTCTTGTTTAAAATTAGTTATTTCTGCGGGAATTAAACAAGTATTTTATGAAACTAGCTTTAATAAAGGAGAAAAATTATTAGTCAGAGATTCATTTATTAAAGATGGTTTAGTTAGTTTAACCCAAATCAGTCTATCAGAAACCACAGCTAAACGGGCTGCCTTATTTCTGTTACATCCTACCTCAATTCCCGAAAAAAGTTAA
- the psbA gene encoding photosystem II q(b) protein, protein MTTTLQQRESVSVWEQFCQWVTSTNNRLYVGWFGTLMIPTLLTATTCFIIAFIAAPPVDIDGIREPVAGSLLYGNNIISGAVVPSSNAIGLHFYPIWEAASLDEWLYNGGPYQLVVFHFLIGVFCYLGRQWELSYRLGMRPWICVAYSAPVSAATAVFLIYPIGQGSFSDGMPLGISGTFNFMFVFQAEHNILMHPFHMLGVAGVFGGSLFSAMHGSLVTSSLVRETTEIESQNYGYKFGQEEETYNIVAAHGYFGRLIFQYASFNNSRALHFFLGAWPVIGIWFTAMGVSTMAFNLNGFNFNQSILDSQGRVIGTWADVLNRAGIGMEVMHERNAHNFPLDLASAEPVSAPAING, encoded by the coding sequence ATGACTACCACCTTACAACAACGCGAAAGCGTTTCCGTTTGGGAGCAGTTTTGCCAGTGGGTAACAAGCACCAACAACCGTCTTTATGTCGGCTGGTTCGGTACTTTAATGATCCCCACCCTCTTAACTGCAACGACTTGCTTCATCATCGCCTTCATCGCTGCACCTCCCGTGGACATCGATGGTATCCGTGAACCCGTTGCTGGTTCTTTACTCTATGGAAACAACATCATCTCTGGTGCAGTTGTTCCTTCTAGCAACGCTATCGGATTACACTTCTACCCCATCTGGGAAGCTGCTTCTCTTGATGAGTGGCTCTACAACGGCGGACCTTACCAATTAGTAGTCTTCCACTTCTTAATCGGAGTATTTTGCTACTTAGGTCGTCAGTGGGAACTATCTTACCGCTTAGGAATGCGTCCTTGGATTTGCGTAGCCTACAGCGCACCTGTTTCCGCAGCTACTGCCGTGTTCTTAATCTACCCCATCGGACAAGGTTCTTTCTCTGATGGAATGCCTTTAGGAATTAGCGGAACCTTCAACTTCATGTTCGTGTTCCAAGCTGAGCACAACATCCTAATGCACCCCTTCCATATGTTGGGAGTTGCTGGTGTCTTTGGTGGTTCTTTGTTCTCCGCTATGCACGGTTCTTTAGTCACCTCTTCCTTAGTCCGTGAAACCACTGAAATCGAGTCTCAAAACTACGGTTACAAGTTCGGACAAGAAGAAGAAACCTACAACATCGTAGCTGCTCACGGATACTTTGGACGTTTAATCTTCCAATACGCATCCTTCAACAACAGCCGTGCCTTACACTTCTTCTTAGGTGCATGGCCTGTAATCGGTATCTGGTTCACCGCAATGGGTGTATCTACCATGGCTTTCAACCTCAACGGTTTCAACTTCAACCAATCGATTCTTGACTCACAAGGTCGCGTAATCGGAACCTGGGCTGATGTACTCAACCGTGCAGGAATCGGAATGGAAGTAATGCACGAGCGCAACGCTCACAACTTCCCCTTAGACTTAGCTTCTGCTGAGCCTGTGTCTGCTCCTGCTATCAATGGTTAA
- a CDS encoding Uma2 family endonuclease, translating to METITIPKGFRITPEQFEQLAQAEQLARMELTKDGELIIMSPTGGTAGRKNSRLIQQLRNWSDRNRSGEVFDSSTVFVLPNGARRSPDVSWIKLNRWNQLTTAQQDGFPPLAPDFVIELVSPSDIKNQRYSDLQAKMQEYLDNGVQLGWLIEPSIKTIEIYRFAAEVEILNHPQTLSGEDILPGFILDLTDIL from the coding sequence ATGGAAACTATTACCATTCCCAAAGGATTTAGAATAACTCCAGAACAGTTCGAGCAGCTTGCACAAGCAGAACAATTAGCAAGAATGGAGTTAACTAAAGATGGAGAATTAATTATTATGAGTCCTACGGGTGGCACAGCCGGAAGAAAAAACAGCCGTTTAATTCAACAACTTAGAAATTGGTCTGATAGAAATAGAAGCGGAGAAGTCTTTGATTCCTCTACAGTTTTTGTCTTACCTAATGGTGCCAGAAGAAGTCCTGATGTCAGTTGGATTAAGTTAAATCGGTGGAATCAATTGACTACAGCACAACAAGATGGTTTTCCTCCTCTTGCTCCTGATTTTGTTATCGAGTTAGTTAGTCCGAGTGATATCAAGAATCAAAGATACTCTGATTTACAAGCAAAGATGCAAGAATATTTAGATAATGGAGTTCAACTGGGTTGGTTAATTGAACCATCAATCAAAACCATAGAAATATATAGATTTGCAGCAGAAGTAGAAATTTTAAATCATCCTCAAACTTTATCAGGAGAAGATATTTTACCTGGGTTTATTTTGGACTTAACTGATATTTTGTAG
- a CDS encoding response regulator — MTTILVTDDSTAQRELIAGLLVDNGFSVITAIDGEQALEKVQETLFDLIILDVVMPKLNGFQTCRKLKEDPKTQNIPVILCSTKNTDVDRYWAKKQGANEYIVKPFSPNELIEKVQQLLGQA, encoded by the coding sequence ATGACTACTATTCTAGTTACCGATGATAGCACTGCTCAGCGTGAATTAATTGCTGGATTGCTGGTAGATAATGGCTTTTCTGTCATAACAGCTATTGATGGCGAACAAGCTTTAGAGAAAGTTCAAGAAACCCTATTTGATTTAATTATCCTAGACGTTGTTATGCCTAAACTTAACGGGTTTCAGACTTGTCGAAAACTCAAAGAAGATCCTAAAACGCAGAATATACCTGTTATTCTTTGTTCTACAAAAAATACTGACGTTGACCGTTATTGGGCTAAAAAACAAGGGGCTAATGAGTATATCGTCAAGCCTTTTTCTCCTAATGAATTAATTGAAAAAGTTCAGCAGCTATTAGGACAAGCATAG